A DNA window from Bos javanicus breed banteng chromosome 10, ARS-OSU_banteng_1.0, whole genome shotgun sequence contains the following coding sequences:
- the DUOX2 gene encoding dual oxidase 2 isoform X2 gives MDRVNMLRARPEVLVFLGVLLSLLLDPTGGQDSLSLTWEVQRYDGWFNNLRHHERGAAGSRLQRLVPANYADGVYQALEEPLLPNPRRLSNAATRGSSGRPSGRNRTVLGVFFGYHVLSDLVSVEKSGCPAEFLNIHIPPGDPVFDRDHSGDVVLPFQRSHWDPETGQSPSNPRDLTNEVTGWLDGSAIYGSSHSWSDELRSFSGGQLASGPDPAFPRAAQAPLLMWMPPDPTTGRRGPRGLYAFGAERGNRDPFLQALGLLWFRYHNLWAQKLARRYPLWGDEELFQHARKRVIATYQNIAMYEWLPSFLQQTPPNYTEYRPFLDPSISPEFLAASEQFFSTMVPPGVYMRNASCHFQMVLNESFGSSPALRVCNSYWIRETPNLNSSQAVNQLLLGMASQISELEDNIVVEDLRDYWPGPGKFSRTDYVASSIQRGRDMGLPSYSQALQALGLNTPGNWSDLNPNVDPQVLEATAALYNQDLSRLELLPGGLLESHGDPGPLFSTIVLDQFVRLRDGDRYWFENSRNGLFSPDEIAEIRSTTLRDVVVAVTNVDPDTLQPNVFIWQDGAPCPQPQQLTAGDLPPCVPLTEIHYFEGSGPGFGITIVALCCLPLVSLLISGVVAYFRGRERKKLQRRGKESVKKEPASDGVSAMEWPGPRERSYPVTIQLLPDRRLQVVDRRLSVLRTIQLQPPQQVNLILSSNRRCRTLLLKIPKEYDLVLLFNSQEERGAFVQHLRGFCENWALGLDMAEMSEYELFRKAVTKEQRQRILEIFFRHLFAQVLDINQVDAGTLLLDSSQKVREALTCELSRAEFAESLGLKPQDMFVESMFSLADKDGNGYLSFREFLDVLVVFMKGSPEDKSRLMFTMYDLDGNGFLSKDEFFTMMRSFIEISNNCLTKTQLAEVVESMFRESGFQDKQELTWEDFHFMLRDHDSELRRTQLCVRGGGGGVGDIFKPNISSRVSFITRTSEERSCPQGVGLPASKAPELGGPGLKKRFGKKAGVPPPRLYTEALQEKMQRGFLAQKLQQYKRFVENYRRHIMCVAVFSAICAGLFVERAYYYAFASPPSGIAQTTFVGIILSRGTAASVSFMFSYILLTMCRNLITFLRETFLNRYVPFDAAVDFHRWIAMAAVVLAILHSAGHVVNVYIFSVSPLSLLACIFPSVFVNDGSKLPQKFYWWFFQTVPGMTGVLLLLVLAIMYVFASHHFRRRSFRGFWLTHHLYILLYVLLIIHGSFALIQLPRFHIYFLVPALIYMGDKLVSLSRKKVEIGVVKAQLLPSGVTHLEFQRPQGFEYKSGQWVRIACLALGTNEYHPFTLTSAPHEETLSLHIRVAGPWTTRLREIYSLPTGDSCAKYPKLYLDGPFGEGHQEWHKFEVSVLVGGGIGVTPFASILKDLVFKSSLGSQMLCKKIYFIWVTRTQRQFEWLADIIREVEENDCQDLVSVHIYITQLAEKFDLRTTMLYICERHFQKVLNRSLFTGLRSITHFGRPPFERFFSSLQEVHPKVRKIGVFSCGPPGMTKNVEKACQLINQQDQAHFVHHYENF, from the exons ATGGACAG GGTCAACATGCTCCGCGCAAGGCCAGAGGTACTTGTGTTCCTGGGAGTTCTGCTGTCTCTACTCCTGGATCCAACGG GTGGCCAGGACTCACTCTCactgacctgggaagtgcagCGCTATGACGGCTGGTTCAACAACCTGAGGCACCACGAGCGTGGCGCTGCGG GCTCCCGACTGCAGCGCCTTGTACCGGCCAACTACGCGGACGGCGTATATCAGGCTCTCGAGGAGCCGCTGCTGCCCAATCCGCGCAGACTCAGCAACGCCGCCACGCGGGGCAGCTCCGGGAGGCCGTCCGGCCGCAATCGCACGGTCCTGGGGGTCTTCTTCG GCTACCACGTGCTGTCCGACCTGGTCAGTGTGGAAAAGTCTGGCTGCCCAGCCGAGTTCCTTAACATCCACATCCCGCCCGGAGACCCCGTGTTCGACCGCGACCACAGCGGGGACGTGGTCCTGCCCTTCCAGAGGAGTCACTGGGACCCCGAGACCGGACAGAGCCCCAGCAACCCCCGGGACCTG ACCAACGAGGTGACCGGCTGGCTGGACGGCAGCGCCATCTATGGCTCCTCGCACTCCTGGAGCGACGAGCTGCGGAGCTTCTCCGGGGGGCAGCTGGCGTCGGGGCCCGACCCCGCCTTCCCGCGGGCCGCGCAGGCCCCGCTGCTCATGTGGATGCCGCCAGATCCCACCACTGGCCGCCGCGGGCCGCGGGGGCTATACG CCTTCGGGGCCGAGCGAGGGAACCGCGACCCCTTCCTGCAGGCGCTGGGTCTGCTCTGGTTCCGCTATCACAACCTGTGGGCGCAGAAGCTGGCCCGGCGGTACCCGCTCTGGGGGGACGAGGAGCTGTTCCAGCACGCGCGCAAGAGGGTCATCGCCACCTACCAG AACATCGCCATGTATGAGTGGCTGCCCAGCTTCCTGCAGCAAACACCTCCAAATTACACAG AGTATCGCCCTTTCCTGGACCCCAGCATCTCCCCGGAGTTCCTGGCTGCCTCTGAGCAGTTCTTCTCCACCATGGTGCCCCCTGGCGTCTACATGAG AAATGCCAGTTGTCATTTCCAGATGGTCCTGAATGAGAGTTTTGGCAGCTCCCCAGCTCTCAGAGTCTGCAACAGCTACTGGATTCGGGAG ACTCCCAATCTGAACAGCTCTCAGGCAGTGAATCAGCTGCTGCTGGGAATGGCCTCCCAGATCTCAGAGCTAGAGGACAATATTGTGGTGGAAGATCTGAGGG ATTATTGGCCTGGCCCTGGCAAGTTCTCTCGCACTGACTACGTGGCCAGCAGCATCCAACGTGGCCGAGACATGGGGCTGCCCAGCTATAGCCAAGCCCTGCAGGCCTTGGGGCTGAATACCCCGGGGAACTGGAGTGACCTCAACCCCAACGTGGACCCTCAG GTGCTGGAGGCCACAGCGGCCCTGTACAACCAGGACCTGTCCCGGCTGGAGTTACTCCCTGGGGGGCTCCTGGAGAGCCACGGGGACCCTGGACCCCTCTTCAGCACCATCGTCCTTGATCAGTTTGTGCGACTGCGGGATGGCGACCGCTACTGGTTTGAGAACAGCAGGAATGG GCTCTTCTCTCCAGATGAAATTGCAGAAATTAGAAGCACCACTCTTCGGGACGTGGTGGTGGCTGTCACCAATGTGGACCCTGACACCCTGCAGCCCAATGTCTTTATTTGGCAGGATG GTGCACCCTGCCCTCAGCCCCAACAGCTCACAGCCGGAGACCTGCCCCCCTGTGTGCCCCTGACCGAGATTCATTACTTCGAGGGCAGTGGTCCTGGCTTTGGCATCACCATCGTGGCTTTGTGCTGTCTTCCACTAG TGAGCCTGCTTATCTCTGGGGTTGTGGCCTATTTCCGGGGCCGAGAGCGCAAGAAGCTCCAAAGGAGAGGCAAAGAGAGTGTGAAGAAGGAACCAGCCAGTGATGGAGTGTCAG CGATGGAGTGGCCGGGCCCCCGGGAGAGGAGCTATCCAGTCACCATCCAGCTGCTCCCAGACCGGCGGCTGCAGGTTGTGGACCGGCGGCTCTCTGTGCTCCGCACCATCCAGCTGCAGCCCCCACAACAGGTCAACCTCATCCTGTCCAGCAACCGCAGATGCCGCACCCTGCTGCTCAAGATCCCCAAGGAGTATGATCTG GTGCTGCTGTTTAACTCCCAGGAGGAGCGGGGTGCCTTCGTGCAGCATCTGCGGGGCTTCTGTGAGAACTGGGCTCTGGGCCTGGACATGGCTGAGATGAGCGAGTATGAGCTGTtcaggaaagctgtgaccaaaGAGCAGCGGCAACGCATCCTGGAGATTTTCTTCAGACACCTTTTTGCCCAG GTGCTGGACATCAACCAGGTGGATGCAGGAACCCTGCTCCTGGACTCATCGCAGAAGGTGCGGGAGGCCCTGACCTGTGAGCTGAGCCGGGCTGAGTTTGCCGAGTCCCTGGGCCTCAAGCCCCAGGACATGTTTGTGGAGTCCATGTTTTCTCTGGCCGACAAAGACGGCAACGGGTACCTGTCCTTCCGGGAGTTCCTGGACGTCCTGGTGGTCTTCATGAAAG GCTCCCCAGAGGACAAGTCCCGCCTGATGTTCACCATGTATGACCTTGATGGCAATGGCTTCCTCTCCAAGGACGAGTTCTTCACCATGATGCG GTCCTTCATTGAGATCTCCAACAACTGCCTGACCAAGACCCAGCTGGCCGAGGTGGTGGAGTCCATGTTCCGAGAGTCAGGCTTCCAGGACAAGCAGGAGCTGACGTGGGAGGACTTCCACTTCATGCTGCGGGACCACGACAGTGAGCTCCGCCGAACGCAGCTCTGTGtcagaggtggaggaggag GTGTTGGAGACATTTTTAAACCAAACATCAGCTCTCGAGTGTCATTCATCACTCGGACTTCTGAGGAACG ttcTTGCCCTCAGGGAGTGGGGCTCCCTGCCTCGAAAGCCCCGGAATTAGGAGGCCCTGGGCTGAAGAAGAGGTTTGGCAAAAA GGCAGGGGTGCCCCCTCCCCGGCTGTACACGGAGGCGCTGCAGGAGAAGATGCAGCGGGGCTTCCTGGCTCAGAAGCTGCAGCAGTACAAGCGCTTCGTGGAGAACTACCGGCGGCACATCATGTGCGTGGCTGTCTTCTCAGCCATCTGTGCCGGACTGTTTGTGGAGCGCGCTTACT ACTACGCCTTTGCCTCGCCACCCTCGGGCATTGCACAGACCACCTTTGTGGGCATCATCCTGTCACGGGGCACGGCGGCCAGTGTCTCCTTCATGTTCTCCTACATCCTGCTCACCATGTGCCGCAACCTCATCACCTTCCTGAGAGAGACCTTCCTCAACCGCTACGTGCCCTTTGATGCTGCCGTGGACTTCCATCGCTGGATCGCCATGGCCGCTGTGGTCCTGGCCA ttttgcaCAGCGCTGGCCACGTGGTGAATGTCTATATCTTCTCAGTCAGCCCCCTCAGTCTGCTGGCCTGCATCTTTCCCAGCGTCTTTGTGAATGATGG GTCCAAGCTTCCCCAGAAGTTCTACTGGTGGTTCTTCCAGACAGTCCCAG GTATGACAGGGGTGCTCCTGCTCCTGGTTCTTGCCATCATGTACGTCTTTGCTTCCCACCACTTCCGACGCCGCAGCTTCCGGGGCTTCTGGTTGACCCACCACCTCTACATCCTGCTCTATGTGCTg CTCATCATCCACGGCAGCTTTGCCCTGATCCAGCTGCCCCGTTTCCACATCTACTTCCTGGTCCCAGCACTTATCTACATGGGGGACAAGCTGGTGAGCCTGAGCCGGAAGAAGGTGGAGATTGGCGTGGTGAAGGCGCAGCTGCTGCCTTCAG GAGTGACCCACCTGGAGTTCCAGCGGCCCCAAGGCTTTGAGTACAAGTCAGGACAGTGGGTGAGGATTGCCTGCCTGGCTCTGGGGACCAACGAGTACCACCCCTTCACGCTGACGTCAGCGCCCCACGAGGAGACGCTTAGCCTGCACATCCGGGTAGCGGGGCCCTGGACCACCCGCCTCAGGGAGATCTACTCACTTCCAACGGGTGACAGCTGTGCCAAATATCCAAAG CTGTACCTCGATGGGCCATTTGGAGAGGGCCATCAGGAGTGGCATAAGTTTGAGGTGTCAGTGCTAGTGGGAGGGGGCATTGGGGTCACCCCCTTTGCCTCCATCCTCAAAGACCTGGTCTTCAAGTCATCCTTGGGGAGCCAAATGCTCTGTAAAAAG ATCTACTTCATCTGGGTGACACGGACCCAGCGGCAGTTTGAGTGGCTGGCTGACATCATCCGGGAGGTGGAGGAGAATGACTGCCAGGACCTCGTGTCCGTGCACATCTACATCACCCAGCTGGCTGAGAAGTTCGACCTCAGGACCACCATGCTG TACATTTGTGAGCGGCACTTCCAGAAGGTGCTGAACCGGAGTCTGTTCACGGGCTTGCGCTCCATCACCCACTTTGGCCGTCCCCCCTTTGAACGCTTCTTCAGTTCTCTGCAGGAGGTCCACCCAAAG GTGCGGAAGATCGGGGTGTTCAGCTGCGGCCCTCCAGGAATGACCAAGAATGTAGAGAAGGCCTGTCAGCTCATCAACCAGCAGGACCAGGCCCACTTCGTGCACCACTATGAGAACTTCTGA
- the DUOX2 gene encoding dual oxidase 2 isoform X1: MGVDTARANCQRWERLALCSSRTTSHPAGLRVNMLRARPEVLVFLGVLLSLLLDPTGGQDSLSLTWEVQRYDGWFNNLRHHERGAAGSRLQRLVPANYADGVYQALEEPLLPNPRRLSNAATRGSSGRPSGRNRTVLGVFFGYHVLSDLVSVEKSGCPAEFLNIHIPPGDPVFDRDHSGDVVLPFQRSHWDPETGQSPSNPRDLTNEVTGWLDGSAIYGSSHSWSDELRSFSGGQLASGPDPAFPRAAQAPLLMWMPPDPTTGRRGPRGLYAFGAERGNRDPFLQALGLLWFRYHNLWAQKLARRYPLWGDEELFQHARKRVIATYQNIAMYEWLPSFLQQTPPNYTEYRPFLDPSISPEFLAASEQFFSTMVPPGVYMRNASCHFQMVLNESFGSSPALRVCNSYWIRETPNLNSSQAVNQLLLGMASQISELEDNIVVEDLRDYWPGPGKFSRTDYVASSIQRGRDMGLPSYSQALQALGLNTPGNWSDLNPNVDPQVLEATAALYNQDLSRLELLPGGLLESHGDPGPLFSTIVLDQFVRLRDGDRYWFENSRNGLFSPDEIAEIRSTTLRDVVVAVTNVDPDTLQPNVFIWQDGAPCPQPQQLTAGDLPPCVPLTEIHYFEGSGPGFGITIVALCCLPLVSLLISGVVAYFRGRERKKLQRRGKESVKKEPASDGVSAMEWPGPRERSYPVTIQLLPDRRLQVVDRRLSVLRTIQLQPPQQVNLILSSNRRCRTLLLKIPKEYDLVLLFNSQEERGAFVQHLRGFCENWALGLDMAEMSEYELFRKAVTKEQRQRILEIFFRHLFAQVLDINQVDAGTLLLDSSQKVREALTCELSRAEFAESLGLKPQDMFVESMFSLADKDGNGYLSFREFLDVLVVFMKGSPEDKSRLMFTMYDLDGNGFLSKDEFFTMMRSFIEISNNCLTKTQLAEVVESMFRESGFQDKQELTWEDFHFMLRDHDSELRRTQLCVRGGGGGVGDIFKPNISSRVSFITRTSEERSCPQGVGLPASKAPELGGPGLKKRFGKKAGVPPPRLYTEALQEKMQRGFLAQKLQQYKRFVENYRRHIMCVAVFSAICAGLFVERAYYYAFASPPSGIAQTTFVGIILSRGTAASVSFMFSYILLTMCRNLITFLRETFLNRYVPFDAAVDFHRWIAMAAVVLAILHSAGHVVNVYIFSVSPLSLLACIFPSVFVNDGSKLPQKFYWWFFQTVPGMTGVLLLLVLAIMYVFASHHFRRRSFRGFWLTHHLYILLYVLLIIHGSFALIQLPRFHIYFLVPALIYMGDKLVSLSRKKVEIGVVKAQLLPSGVTHLEFQRPQGFEYKSGQWVRIACLALGTNEYHPFTLTSAPHEETLSLHIRVAGPWTTRLREIYSLPTGDSCAKYPKLYLDGPFGEGHQEWHKFEVSVLVGGGIGVTPFASILKDLVFKSSLGSQMLCKKIYFIWVTRTQRQFEWLADIIREVEENDCQDLVSVHIYITQLAEKFDLRTTMLYICERHFQKVLNRSLFTGLRSITHFGRPPFERFFSSLQEVHPKVRKIGVFSCGPPGMTKNVEKACQLINQQDQAHFVHHYENF; encoded by the exons ATGGGGGTGGACACAGCTCGCGCCAACTGTCAGCGGTGGGAAAGGCTGGCTCTGTGTTCCTCACGGACCACCTCCCACCCCGCTGGTCTCAGGGTCAACATGCTCCGCGCAAGGCCAGAGGTACTTGTGTTCCTGGGAGTTCTGCTGTCTCTACTCCTGGATCCAACGG GTGGCCAGGACTCACTCTCactgacctgggaagtgcagCGCTATGACGGCTGGTTCAACAACCTGAGGCACCACGAGCGTGGCGCTGCGG GCTCCCGACTGCAGCGCCTTGTACCGGCCAACTACGCGGACGGCGTATATCAGGCTCTCGAGGAGCCGCTGCTGCCCAATCCGCGCAGACTCAGCAACGCCGCCACGCGGGGCAGCTCCGGGAGGCCGTCCGGCCGCAATCGCACGGTCCTGGGGGTCTTCTTCG GCTACCACGTGCTGTCCGACCTGGTCAGTGTGGAAAAGTCTGGCTGCCCAGCCGAGTTCCTTAACATCCACATCCCGCCCGGAGACCCCGTGTTCGACCGCGACCACAGCGGGGACGTGGTCCTGCCCTTCCAGAGGAGTCACTGGGACCCCGAGACCGGACAGAGCCCCAGCAACCCCCGGGACCTG ACCAACGAGGTGACCGGCTGGCTGGACGGCAGCGCCATCTATGGCTCCTCGCACTCCTGGAGCGACGAGCTGCGGAGCTTCTCCGGGGGGCAGCTGGCGTCGGGGCCCGACCCCGCCTTCCCGCGGGCCGCGCAGGCCCCGCTGCTCATGTGGATGCCGCCAGATCCCACCACTGGCCGCCGCGGGCCGCGGGGGCTATACG CCTTCGGGGCCGAGCGAGGGAACCGCGACCCCTTCCTGCAGGCGCTGGGTCTGCTCTGGTTCCGCTATCACAACCTGTGGGCGCAGAAGCTGGCCCGGCGGTACCCGCTCTGGGGGGACGAGGAGCTGTTCCAGCACGCGCGCAAGAGGGTCATCGCCACCTACCAG AACATCGCCATGTATGAGTGGCTGCCCAGCTTCCTGCAGCAAACACCTCCAAATTACACAG AGTATCGCCCTTTCCTGGACCCCAGCATCTCCCCGGAGTTCCTGGCTGCCTCTGAGCAGTTCTTCTCCACCATGGTGCCCCCTGGCGTCTACATGAG AAATGCCAGTTGTCATTTCCAGATGGTCCTGAATGAGAGTTTTGGCAGCTCCCCAGCTCTCAGAGTCTGCAACAGCTACTGGATTCGGGAG ACTCCCAATCTGAACAGCTCTCAGGCAGTGAATCAGCTGCTGCTGGGAATGGCCTCCCAGATCTCAGAGCTAGAGGACAATATTGTGGTGGAAGATCTGAGGG ATTATTGGCCTGGCCCTGGCAAGTTCTCTCGCACTGACTACGTGGCCAGCAGCATCCAACGTGGCCGAGACATGGGGCTGCCCAGCTATAGCCAAGCCCTGCAGGCCTTGGGGCTGAATACCCCGGGGAACTGGAGTGACCTCAACCCCAACGTGGACCCTCAG GTGCTGGAGGCCACAGCGGCCCTGTACAACCAGGACCTGTCCCGGCTGGAGTTACTCCCTGGGGGGCTCCTGGAGAGCCACGGGGACCCTGGACCCCTCTTCAGCACCATCGTCCTTGATCAGTTTGTGCGACTGCGGGATGGCGACCGCTACTGGTTTGAGAACAGCAGGAATGG GCTCTTCTCTCCAGATGAAATTGCAGAAATTAGAAGCACCACTCTTCGGGACGTGGTGGTGGCTGTCACCAATGTGGACCCTGACACCCTGCAGCCCAATGTCTTTATTTGGCAGGATG GTGCACCCTGCCCTCAGCCCCAACAGCTCACAGCCGGAGACCTGCCCCCCTGTGTGCCCCTGACCGAGATTCATTACTTCGAGGGCAGTGGTCCTGGCTTTGGCATCACCATCGTGGCTTTGTGCTGTCTTCCACTAG TGAGCCTGCTTATCTCTGGGGTTGTGGCCTATTTCCGGGGCCGAGAGCGCAAGAAGCTCCAAAGGAGAGGCAAAGAGAGTGTGAAGAAGGAACCAGCCAGTGATGGAGTGTCAG CGATGGAGTGGCCGGGCCCCCGGGAGAGGAGCTATCCAGTCACCATCCAGCTGCTCCCAGACCGGCGGCTGCAGGTTGTGGACCGGCGGCTCTCTGTGCTCCGCACCATCCAGCTGCAGCCCCCACAACAGGTCAACCTCATCCTGTCCAGCAACCGCAGATGCCGCACCCTGCTGCTCAAGATCCCCAAGGAGTATGATCTG GTGCTGCTGTTTAACTCCCAGGAGGAGCGGGGTGCCTTCGTGCAGCATCTGCGGGGCTTCTGTGAGAACTGGGCTCTGGGCCTGGACATGGCTGAGATGAGCGAGTATGAGCTGTtcaggaaagctgtgaccaaaGAGCAGCGGCAACGCATCCTGGAGATTTTCTTCAGACACCTTTTTGCCCAG GTGCTGGACATCAACCAGGTGGATGCAGGAACCCTGCTCCTGGACTCATCGCAGAAGGTGCGGGAGGCCCTGACCTGTGAGCTGAGCCGGGCTGAGTTTGCCGAGTCCCTGGGCCTCAAGCCCCAGGACATGTTTGTGGAGTCCATGTTTTCTCTGGCCGACAAAGACGGCAACGGGTACCTGTCCTTCCGGGAGTTCCTGGACGTCCTGGTGGTCTTCATGAAAG GCTCCCCAGAGGACAAGTCCCGCCTGATGTTCACCATGTATGACCTTGATGGCAATGGCTTCCTCTCCAAGGACGAGTTCTTCACCATGATGCG GTCCTTCATTGAGATCTCCAACAACTGCCTGACCAAGACCCAGCTGGCCGAGGTGGTGGAGTCCATGTTCCGAGAGTCAGGCTTCCAGGACAAGCAGGAGCTGACGTGGGAGGACTTCCACTTCATGCTGCGGGACCACGACAGTGAGCTCCGCCGAACGCAGCTCTGTGtcagaggtggaggaggag GTGTTGGAGACATTTTTAAACCAAACATCAGCTCTCGAGTGTCATTCATCACTCGGACTTCTGAGGAACG ttcTTGCCCTCAGGGAGTGGGGCTCCCTGCCTCGAAAGCCCCGGAATTAGGAGGCCCTGGGCTGAAGAAGAGGTTTGGCAAAAA GGCAGGGGTGCCCCCTCCCCGGCTGTACACGGAGGCGCTGCAGGAGAAGATGCAGCGGGGCTTCCTGGCTCAGAAGCTGCAGCAGTACAAGCGCTTCGTGGAGAACTACCGGCGGCACATCATGTGCGTGGCTGTCTTCTCAGCCATCTGTGCCGGACTGTTTGTGGAGCGCGCTTACT ACTACGCCTTTGCCTCGCCACCCTCGGGCATTGCACAGACCACCTTTGTGGGCATCATCCTGTCACGGGGCACGGCGGCCAGTGTCTCCTTCATGTTCTCCTACATCCTGCTCACCATGTGCCGCAACCTCATCACCTTCCTGAGAGAGACCTTCCTCAACCGCTACGTGCCCTTTGATGCTGCCGTGGACTTCCATCGCTGGATCGCCATGGCCGCTGTGGTCCTGGCCA ttttgcaCAGCGCTGGCCACGTGGTGAATGTCTATATCTTCTCAGTCAGCCCCCTCAGTCTGCTGGCCTGCATCTTTCCCAGCGTCTTTGTGAATGATGG GTCCAAGCTTCCCCAGAAGTTCTACTGGTGGTTCTTCCAGACAGTCCCAG GTATGACAGGGGTGCTCCTGCTCCTGGTTCTTGCCATCATGTACGTCTTTGCTTCCCACCACTTCCGACGCCGCAGCTTCCGGGGCTTCTGGTTGACCCACCACCTCTACATCCTGCTCTATGTGCTg CTCATCATCCACGGCAGCTTTGCCCTGATCCAGCTGCCCCGTTTCCACATCTACTTCCTGGTCCCAGCACTTATCTACATGGGGGACAAGCTGGTGAGCCTGAGCCGGAAGAAGGTGGAGATTGGCGTGGTGAAGGCGCAGCTGCTGCCTTCAG GAGTGACCCACCTGGAGTTCCAGCGGCCCCAAGGCTTTGAGTACAAGTCAGGACAGTGGGTGAGGATTGCCTGCCTGGCTCTGGGGACCAACGAGTACCACCCCTTCACGCTGACGTCAGCGCCCCACGAGGAGACGCTTAGCCTGCACATCCGGGTAGCGGGGCCCTGGACCACCCGCCTCAGGGAGATCTACTCACTTCCAACGGGTGACAGCTGTGCCAAATATCCAAAG CTGTACCTCGATGGGCCATTTGGAGAGGGCCATCAGGAGTGGCATAAGTTTGAGGTGTCAGTGCTAGTGGGAGGGGGCATTGGGGTCACCCCCTTTGCCTCCATCCTCAAAGACCTGGTCTTCAAGTCATCCTTGGGGAGCCAAATGCTCTGTAAAAAG ATCTACTTCATCTGGGTGACACGGACCCAGCGGCAGTTTGAGTGGCTGGCTGACATCATCCGGGAGGTGGAGGAGAATGACTGCCAGGACCTCGTGTCCGTGCACATCTACATCACCCAGCTGGCTGAGAAGTTCGACCTCAGGACCACCATGCTG TACATTTGTGAGCGGCACTTCCAGAAGGTGCTGAACCGGAGTCTGTTCACGGGCTTGCGCTCCATCACCCACTTTGGCCGTCCCCCCTTTGAACGCTTCTTCAGTTCTCTGCAGGAGGTCCACCCAAAG GTGCGGAAGATCGGGGTGTTCAGCTGCGGCCCTCCAGGAATGACCAAGAATGTAGAGAAGGCCTGTCAGCTCATCAACCAGCAGGACCAGGCCCACTTCGTGCACCACTATGAGAACTTCTGA